In Populus nigra chromosome 1, ddPopNigr1.1, whole genome shotgun sequence, one genomic interval encodes:
- the LOC133681559 gene encoding uncharacterized protein LOC133681559: protein MGRLNVDIDDVVLEKAPKNTKYTLPTIQKEILHILANKVRKKICEEVRDAKFCILVDEAKDASNKEQMAIVLRFVDIQGFAIEIAYMIATGERETGRGANQIDNLHRSGTTRWSSHFDSIYSLIDMYGATITVLESMVQEGSSNSIRGEAGGCLIQKSLDILNAMDLVSTTKALLQTLRDAGFDLLLANVQFLEELNSRFSDETVELLVLSSALELKDNFKSFKVDAIYKLAEKFYPEDFNEQEMYYLRSQLEHYQIDVIRHQSFQNMSTISELCRGLAETNKSQHYHLIDRLIRLVLTLSVSTATTERTFSAMKHVKTVLRNKMEEEFLADSMMIYIEREFVEDIDPDLIIDEFYSIKHRRVQL, encoded by the exons ATGGGGAGACTGAATGTTGACATTGATGATGTTGTCTTAGAAAAAGCTCCGAAAAATACAAAGTATACCTTGCCGACTATTCAAAAAGAGATTTTGCATATTCTTGCGAACAAAGTGAGGAAAAAGATTTGTGAAGAAGTTAGAGATGCAAAGTTTTGTATTTTGGTTGACGAAGCCAAAGATGCatcaaataaagaacaaatggcTATTGTTTTGAGATTTGTTGACATTCAGGGTTTT GCTATAGAAATTGCATATATGATAGCTACTGGAGAACGTGAGACTGGTAGAGGGGCTAATCAAATTGATAATTTACATCGAAGTGGAACTACTCGCTGGAGCTCTCATTTTGATTCTATTTACAGCTTAATAGATATGTATGGTGCAACTATTACTGTGCTTGAAAGTATGGTTCAAGAAGGATCTTCTAATTCTATACGAGGAGAAGCTGGTGGTTGTTTGATT CAAAAATCTCTTGATATCTTAAATGCAATGGATCTTGTATCAACTACTAAAGCATTGCTTCAAACTTTGAGAGATGCCGGATTTGATCTTCTCCTTGCAAATGTGCAATTT TTGGAAGAATTAAATTCTAGATTCAGTGATGAGACAGTGGAACTCCTTGTACTTAGCTCTGCTTTAGAACTTAAAGAtaactttaaatcatttaaagttgATGCTATTTACAAGCTTGCCGAGAAATTTTATCCTGAAGATTTCAATGAACAAGAGATGTATTATTTGAGATCTCAGCTAGAGCATTATCAGATTGATGTGATTCGTCATCAGAGCTTTCAGAATATGTCTACAATTTCTGAATTATGTCGAGGATTAGCTGAAACAAATAAGTCGCAAcactatcatttgattgacaGGTTGATTCGTCTTGTTTTGACTTTGTCTGTTTCCACTGCCACTACAGAGCGGACATTTTCAGCTATGAAACATGTTAAAACCGTGCTTCGCAATAAAATGGAAGAGGAGTTCTTAGCAGATTCTATGATGATTTACATTGAACGAGAGTTTGTTGAAGATATTGATCCAGATTTGATCATAGATGAATTCTATTCTATAAAACATCGAAGGGTGCAGCTTTga
- the LOC133699406 gene encoding glyoxylase I 4-like → MKDHMGNSLHLKSLNHISLLCRSVVESIDFYQDVLGFVPIRRPGSFNFDGAWLFGFGIGIHLLQSENPEKMPKKSEINPKDNHISFQCESMGAVEKKLKELRIQHVRALVEEGGIQVEQLFFHDPDGFMIEICNCDNLPVIPLAGEVARSCSCLNLQTMQQERPMLQQERAI, encoded by the exons ATGAAGGACCACATGGGAAACTCACTCCATCTCAAGTCTTTGAACCACATCTCACTTTTGTGTAGATCAGTTGTGGAATCCATTGATTTCTACCAGGATGTTCTTGGTTTTGTGCCAATAAGGAGGCCGGGATCTTTCAACTTTGATGGGGCATG GCTATTTGGTTTTGGAATTGGAATTCATTTATTGCAATCAGAAAACCCAGAAAAGATGCCGAAGAAAAGTGAAATTAATCCCAAGGACAATCATATCTCGTTTCAG TGTGAGAGCATGGGAGCAGTGGAGAAGAAGCTGAAAGAACTGAGAATTCAGCATGTGCGAGCATTAGTAGAGGAAGGTGGGATTCAGGTTGAACAGTTGTTCTTTCATGATCCTGATGGATTCATGATTGAGATTTGCAACTGTGATAATCTCCCAGTGATCCCTCTGGCGGGCGAAGTCGCacgatcatgctcttgcttgaACCTTCAAACGATGCAGCAGGAGAGGCCAATGCTGCAGCAGGAGAGAGCAATTTAG